The following proteins come from a genomic window of Nautilia profundicola AmH:
- the pstB gene encoding phosphate ABC transporter ATP-binding protein PstB, translating into MENFNNMKVMDIKNFSFTYAGASKPSLKNINLPIYEGKVTALIGPSGCGKSTLLRSLNRIHDLYPGNKYEGEILLKNFQTSEMENILEFKKENELINLRQRVGMIFQKPTPFPMSIYDNIAYGLRLKGIKSKSELDARVEDALKGGALWNEVKDRLNDDARGLSGGQQQRLCIARAIAVEPEVLLMDEPTSALDPISTLAIEELVTQLKDKVTIAIVTHNMQQASRISDYTAYMYLGELIEFGETTQIFLNPKEKHTADYIAGKFG; encoded by the coding sequence ATGGAGAATTTCAATAATATGAAAGTAATGGATATAAAAAATTTCAGCTTTACATACGCCGGGGCGTCTAAACCTTCGCTTAAAAACATTAATCTACCTATTTACGAAGGAAAGGTTACTGCGCTAATCGGTCCCAGCGGATGCGGTAAATCGACACTTCTTAGAAGCCTTAACAGAATACACGACCTGTATCCGGGCAATAAATACGAAGGCGAGATTCTTCTTAAAAACTTCCAAACGTCAGAGATGGAAAACATACTTGAATTTAAAAAAGAAAACGAGCTTATAAATCTTCGCCAAAGAGTGGGTATGATTTTCCAAAAACCCACACCGTTTCCGATGAGTATATACGACAACATAGCTTACGGACTCAGACTCAAAGGCATTAAAAGCAAAAGCGAACTTGACGCAAGAGTGGAAGACGCCCTAAAAGGCGGGGCACTTTGGAATGAAGTAAAAGACAGGTTAAACGACGACGCAAGGGGGCTTAGCGGTGGGCAGCAGCAAAGACTCTGCATTGCAAGGGCTATTGCGGTTGAACCTGAAGTGCTTTTAATGGATGAGCCGACAAGTGCACTTGATCCTATTTCAACGCTTGCCATTGAAGAGCTTGTTACACAGCTAAAAGATAAAGTTACAATAGCAATCGTAACCCACAACATGCAGCAGGCAAGCCGTATAAGTGATTACACCGCTTATATGTACTTAGGAGAGCTGATAGAATTCGGAGAAACGACTCAGATCTTCCTTAATCCAAAAGAAAAACACACTGCTGATTATATTGCCGGAAAATTCGGCTAA
- the atpG gene encoding ATP synthase F1 subunit gamma, producing MATLKELKQKISSVKNTQKTTRAMKLVSTAKLKRAEEAIMRSREYARKIDEVMHEISAKLASVKDSIELRAFAKIENVEKVDVIVITADKGLCGGFNIQTIKQTIKLIEELKEKKVKIRLKVIGKKAIEYFKFVGIDMYEEVIGLSAAPNYEKAAELIQKSYEDFVNEEIDNIITIHNGYVNKLTQQVYVKELLPIEVDVNDSQEFLEVEPDNDYETILETLVKKYIEYSLYYALLDSLAAEHSARMQAMDAATNNAKEMVHQLTLEFNKARQEAVTRELIEIVTAIEAMKK from the coding sequence ATGGCAACTTTAAAAGAGCTAAAACAAAAAATAAGCAGTGTTAAAAACACTCAAAAAACAACAAGAGCGATGAAGCTCGTTTCTACCGCTAAATTAAAAAGAGCGGAAGAAGCGATTATGCGCTCAAGAGAATATGCAAGAAAAATTGATGAAGTTATGCATGAGATCTCAGCAAAACTTGCAAGTGTTAAAGATTCTATAGAACTTAGAGCATTTGCAAAAATTGAAAATGTTGAAAAAGTAGATGTAATAGTTATTACTGCAGACAAAGGTCTGTGCGGTGGCTTTAATATTCAAACTATTAAACAAACAATCAAACTGATTGAAGAACTAAAAGAAAAAAAAGTTAAAATCAGACTTAAAGTAATAGGAAAAAAAGCTATTGAATATTTCAAATTTGTCGGAATCGATATGTATGAAGAAGTAATAGGACTTAGTGCAGCTCCAAATTATGAAAAAGCGGCTGAGCTTATTCAAAAAAGCTATGAAGATTTCGTAAATGAAGAAATTGACAATATTATTACTATCCATAACGGATATGTGAACAAACTTACACAGCAGGTATATGTAAAAGAACTTTTACCTATAGAAGTTGATGTAAACGATTCTCAAGAATTTTTAGAAGTTGAACCTGATAACGATTATGAAACAATTCTTGAGACTTTAGTTAAAAAATATATTGAGTATTCACTTTATTATGCGCTTTTAGATTCACTTGCGGCAGAACATAGTGCAAGAATGCAAGCAATGGATGCTGCAACTAACAACGCAAAAGAAATGGTACATCAGTTGACACTTGAATTTAATAAAGCAAGACAAGAAGCTGTAACAAGAGAACTTATCGAAATCGTTACTGCAATAGAAGCAATGAAAAAGTAA
- the pstA gene encoding phosphate ABC transporter permease PstA, producing the protein MRLVINKIVLLLSTLSAVVGLGFLFWILITLTIKGIGAIDLHIFTNDLVNNGLRNLLVGQFILALIAVIIGVPIGMIAGIYLQEYSFGSKYAEFIRNLSDVMMSAPSIVIGTFVYAIVVNPIGHQNGWAGAIALAIMMIPIVVRTTDDMLGLVPKELREAGVAIGAPKYKVIFDIIIKAAKVGIMTGILLAFARIVGETAPLLFTSGNSEYFTLNLNDTFPSLTVAIYNLATMPDVELVRIAWAGAFILTLFVLIINLLGRYIIKDKK; encoded by the coding sequence ATGAGACTGGTTATTAATAAAATCGTTTTACTGCTTTCAACACTCAGTGCGGTTGTGGGTCTCGGGTTTTTGTTTTGGATCCTTATTACCCTAACGATCAAAGGCATAGGTGCAATTGATTTACATATTTTTACAAACGACCTGGTAAACAACGGACTTAGAAACCTGCTTGTCGGGCAGTTTATACTGGCGCTTATTGCGGTTATTATAGGTGTGCCTATTGGAATGATTGCCGGGATTTATCTTCAGGAGTATTCATTCGGAAGCAAATATGCCGAGTTTATCAGAAATCTGAGCGATGTTATGATGTCTGCGCCGTCAATCGTAATAGGTACGTTTGTATATGCGATCGTGGTAAACCCTATAGGGCACCAGAACGGCTGGGCGGGTGCTATTGCGCTTGCGATTATGATGATACCGATTGTGGTAAGAACAACCGACGATATGCTCGGACTCGTTCCAAAAGAATTAAGAGAAGCCGGAGTCGCAATAGGCGCTCCTAAGTATAAGGTTATTTTCGATATTATTATAAAAGCGGCGAAAGTGGGTATAATGACCGGAATTTTGCTGGCTTTTGCAAGAATAGTGGGTGAGACCGCCCCACTTCTTTTTACAAGCGGAAACAGCGAATATTTTACGCTGAATCTAAATGATACGTTTCCGAGTTTAACGGTTGCTATATACAACCTTGCAACCATGCCAGATGTCGAGCTTGTAAGAATCGCATGGGCGGGTGCGTTTATACTTACGCTTTTTGTTTTGATAATCAATCTGCTTGGAAGATATATTATAAAAGACAAGAAATAA
- a CDS encoding ATPase, with product MLDLNIGVMLIEAGIFLVTLILLKMWLFDPLVKFMDEREEKLKKSLEMINANSEDSKELEEEIQRVLAEAKKEAKAIRDEARAKAQAEAAEMKAKRLAEIEAAKEELAKEIQAEKEKILAELSTSKEEIKTLVENKIRNAA from the coding sequence ATGCTTGACCTTAATATAGGTGTGATGCTCATAGAAGCCGGTATTTTCCTGGTTACACTGATATTACTGAAAATGTGGCTGTTTGATCCGTTGGTTAAATTTATGGACGAAAGAGAAGAAAAGCTTAAAAAATCTCTTGAGATGATTAACGCTAATTCTGAAGATTCAAAAGAATTGGAAGAAGAAATTCAAAGGGTTTTAGCTGAAGCTAAAAAAGAAGCTAAAGCGATAAGAGATGAAGCAAGAGCGAAAGCTCAGGCTGAAGCTGCAGAAATGAAAGCTAAAAGATTAGCTGAAATCGAAGCGGCTAAAGAAGAACTTGCAAAAGAAATTCAGGCTGAAAAAGAGAAAATTTTAGCAGAGCTTAGTACAAGCAAAGAAGAGATTAAAACTCTTGTTGAAAACAAAATAAGGAATGCGGCATGA
- the fmt gene encoding methionyl-tRNA formyltransferase: MRIVFMGSPDYAVKILDELNKRYDIVALYTQPDKPVGRKKVLTPTPVKKYALENSLEVFTPSSLRDDEIIAGLKPDFIVVAAYGLLLPEKILNIAPCINLHASLLPKYRGASPIQSAILNGDEYTGVTAMLMDVGLDTGDILTWDYTEVGRKTSIDLFNELAVIAAKQTPFVIDNFSKIKPLKQIDAFASYSPKIKKQDGYVTFESALIIDRKYRAFQPWPGIYCDAFKINEMELVDTDSVNKAGEILEINDGVVVGCAKGKIKLLKIQVPGKKEVKAIDYVNGKRLKAGDNII; this comes from the coding sequence ATGAGAATAGTTTTTATGGGAAGTCCCGATTATGCGGTTAAAATATTGGATGAGCTTAATAAAAGATATGATATTGTAGCCCTATATACCCAGCCTGACAAACCGGTGGGCAGGAAAAAGGTTTTAACTCCGACACCTGTTAAAAAATACGCCCTTGAAAATTCTCTTGAAGTTTTTACGCCGTCAAGTTTAAGAGATGATGAAATAATTGCAGGTTTAAAACCTGATTTTATTGTAGTGGCGGCGTACGGTCTGTTGCTGCCTGAAAAGATTTTAAACATTGCTCCTTGTATTAACCTGCACGCTTCACTGCTGCCTAAATACAGAGGTGCAAGTCCTATTCAAAGTGCAATTTTAAACGGGGATGAGTACACGGGAGTTACCGCAATGCTTATGGATGTGGGGCTTGATACGGGAGATATATTAACGTGGGATTACACAGAAGTGGGACGTAAAACAAGCATAGATCTTTTTAATGAACTCGCTGTTATTGCCGCAAAACAGACTCCTTTTGTAATTGATAATTTCAGTAAAATAAAACCTTTGAAACAAATAGATGCATTTGCAAGCTATTCTCCTAAAATTAAAAAACAAGACGGTTATGTAACATTTGAGAGTGCTTTAATAATAGACAGAAAATACAGGGCGTTTCAGCCGTGGCCGGGTATTTACTGTGATGCGTTTAAAATAAACGAAATGGAGCTTGTTGATACTGATTCTGTTAATAAAGCGGGAGAGATTTTGGAAATAAACGACGGTGTAGTGGTGGGATGCGCCAAAGGTAAAATTAAGCTGCTAAAAATCCAGGTTCCGGGCAAGAAGGAAGTTAAAGCTATAGATTATGTTAACGGAAAACGTTTGAAAGCGGGAGATAACATAATATAG
- a CDS encoding biotin--[acetyl-CoA-carboxylase] ligase, producing MENGKLQIIYLEEVDSTQKYLIEKIKKNEIKPPVCIWTDLQTNGIGSRNNKWVGKKGNLFFSFTYEKDKFKDVPMQSLSIYFGWLFKKILNELGSKVVMKWPNDIYLVENTALKIGGVITNITKNYIICGIGLNSQFAPSDDFGRLDINIKNDKILQRFFSNLEKNISWQSVIKEFKTEFEKYKDIFSIDGELDIDGSLKIQEKRIYSKR from the coding sequence ATGGAAAATGGAAAATTACAAATAATTTATTTGGAAGAGGTAGATTCTACCCAGAAATATTTAATTGAAAAGATTAAAAAAAATGAAATAAAGCCGCCCGTATGTATATGGACGGATTTGCAGACAAACGGTATAGGCAGTCGTAATAATAAATGGGTAGGGAAAAAGGGTAATCTTTTTTTCTCTTTTACTTATGAAAAGGATAAATTCAAAGATGTACCTATGCAGAGTTTATCTATATATTTTGGATGGTTGTTTAAAAAAATATTGAATGAGCTTGGAAGCAAAGTTGTAATGAAATGGCCTAATGATATATATTTGGTGGAAAATACGGCTTTAAAAATAGGGGGCGTTATTACAAACATAACCAAAAATTATATAATATGCGGAATTGGTCTGAATTCACAGTTTGCTCCTTCGGATGATTTTGGTCGTTTGGATATTAATATAAAAAATGATAAAATTCTTCAAAGGTTTTTTTCAAATCTGGAAAAAAACATATCCTGGCAATCGGTTATAAAAGAATTTAAAACAGAGTTTGAAAAATATAAAGATATTTTTTCAATAGACGGGGAATTAGATATTGACGGAAGTTTAAAAATTCAAGAAAAAAGGATATATTCAAAGCGATGA
- a CDS encoding ParB/RepB/Spo0J family partition protein, with the protein MKRLGRGLSSILEDAEAGYLKELPSRGVEEIEVSKIKPNPYQPRREFNEEAINELANSIRKYGLLQPIVLIKDEDEYILVAGERRLRATKLLGEEYIKAIVVDYSKNDLREYALIENIQREDLNPIEVAYSLQSLIEEHGYTHEELANAISKSRSYVTNLLRILNLPEFVHEKIKRGILSVGHAKVLIGLDDELLKKVIEEIEKKSLNVRDTEKLIQRLKNPKPEAEDIPIDKRVIEIADKFKKIGLKVEINKDSIKIKFKNNKDLKKLEKLLNVIG; encoded by the coding sequence ATGAAAAGATTAGGAAGAGGGCTAAGCTCTATACTTGAAGACGCGGAAGCCGGATATTTAAAAGAACTGCCAAGCCGCGGGGTGGAAGAAATAGAAGTCAGTAAGATAAAACCGAATCCTTATCAGCCAAGAAGAGAATTTAATGAAGAAGCTATTAACGAACTTGCAAACTCTATAAGAAAATACGGTCTTTTACAACCAATTGTTTTAATAAAAGATGAAGACGAATATATCTTAGTGGCAGGAGAAAGAAGACTCAGAGCAACTAAACTGCTCGGAGAAGAGTATATAAAAGCTATAGTTGTAGATTACTCTAAAAACGATTTGAGAGAATATGCGCTTATTGAAAATATACAAAGAGAAGATTTAAACCCTATTGAGGTTGCATATTCGCTTCAGAGTCTGATTGAAGAACACGGTTACACTCATGAAGAACTTGCAAACGCAATATCCAAAAGCAGAAGTTATGTTACGAATTTACTCAGGATATTAAATTTACCGGAATTTGTTCATGAAAAAATAAAAAGAGGCATTTTAAGCGTAGGGCATGCTAAAGTATTGATAGGTCTTGATGATGAATTATTAAAAAAAGTTATAGAAGAAATAGAAAAAAAATCTTTAAATGTCCGTGATACCGAAAAACTGATTCAAAGATTAAAAAATCCGAAACCGGAAGCGGAAGATATTCCTATTGACAAAAGAGTGATAGAAATAGCGGATAAATTCAAAAAAATCGGATTAAAAGTAGAAATTAACAAAGATTCTATTAAGATTAAGTTTAAAAATAACAAAGATTTGAAAAAATTAGAAAAACTTTTAAATGTAATCGGTTAA
- the atpA gene encoding F0F1 ATP synthase subunit alpha, which translates to MVQEITSIIKERIENYDLKVDVEEVGKVIYSADGIAKVYGLTNVMAGEMVEFETGEKGLVFNLEADNVGVVVLGKGTDITEGSSVKRLGKLISVPVGEALIGRVVNALGEPIDGKGPIEATEYRYVEEKAPGIMARKSVHEPLQTGLKAIDALVPIGRGQRELIIGDRQTGKTTVALDTILNQKNEDVICIYVAVGQKQSTVANIVRILEEHGAMDYTIVVNASASEAASLKFLAPYAGVTMGEYFRDNGRHALIVYDDLSKHADAYREMSLLLRRPPGREAYPGDVFYLHSRLLERAAKLNDELGAGSLTALPIIETKGGDVAAYIPTNVISITDGQIFLETNLFNKGIRPAINVGLSVSRVGGAAQIKAMKQVAGNLRLDLAQFRELEAFSQFASDLDEASRKQLERGERLVEILKQPAYSPLPVEKQVVIIYAGTRGYLDDIDTKSIRRFEDELYPFIETKYPQIFESIRTKKKLDDETEELLKKALEEFKAGFEG; encoded by the coding sequence GTGGTACAAGAAATCACTTCGATAATCAAGGAAAGAATTGAAAACTACGACTTAAAAGTAGACGTAGAAGAAGTTGGTAAAGTAATTTACTCAGCTGACGGTATCGCTAAGGTATATGGTCTTACAAACGTAATGGCCGGTGAAATGGTTGAATTTGAAACTGGTGAAAAAGGTTTGGTATTCAACCTTGAAGCTGACAATGTTGGTGTGGTAGTTCTTGGAAAAGGAACTGATATTACTGAAGGAAGTTCAGTAAAAAGACTTGGAAAATTAATTTCAGTACCTGTTGGTGAAGCATTAATCGGAAGAGTTGTAAACGCATTAGGTGAGCCAATTGACGGTAAAGGTCCAATCGAAGCTACAGAATACAGATACGTTGAAGAAAAAGCACCTGGAATCATGGCAAGAAAATCTGTTCATGAGCCACTTCAAACTGGTCTTAAAGCTATTGACGCGCTTGTTCCAATCGGAAGAGGGCAAAGAGAGCTTATCATTGGGGACAGACAAACAGGTAAAACTACTGTTGCGCTTGATACTATCTTAAATCAAAAAAATGAAGACGTAATCTGTATTTACGTTGCAGTAGGACAAAAACAATCAACAGTTGCTAACATCGTTAGAATTCTTGAAGAACACGGAGCAATGGATTACACAATCGTTGTTAATGCTTCTGCATCTGAAGCAGCTTCACTTAAATTCTTAGCGCCGTATGCCGGTGTTACAATGGGTGAATATTTCAGAGACAACGGAAGACACGCTCTTATCGTTTACGATGATTTATCTAAACATGCAGACGCATACAGAGAAATGTCATTACTTCTAAGAAGACCTCCAGGAAGGGAAGCATATCCAGGTGACGTATTCTACCTACACAGTAGATTACTTGAAAGAGCAGCTAAACTTAACGACGAACTTGGTGCGGGAAGTTTAACAGCATTACCAATTATCGAAACTAAAGGTGGTGACGTTGCTGCTTATATTCCGACAAACGTAATTTCAATTACTGACGGTCAGATTTTCCTTGAAACTAACCTATTCAACAAAGGTATCAGACCTGCTATTAACGTTGGTCTTTCAGTATCAAGGGTTGGTGGTGCCGCTCAGATTAAAGCAATGAAACAGGTTGCAGGTAACCTAAGACTTGACCTTGCACAGTTTAGAGAGCTTGAAGCGTTCTCTCAATTCGCAAGTGACCTTGACGAAGCAAGTAGAAAACAGCTTGAAAGAGGTGAAAGACTTGTTGAGATTCTAAAACAGCCGGCATATTCACCATTACCTGTTGAAAAACAAGTTGTAATTATTTATGCAGGTACGAGAGGATATTTAGACGATATCGATACTAAATCAATTAGAAGATTTGAAGACGAACTATATCCGTTCATCGAAACTAAATATCCACAAATTTTTGAAAGCATCAGAACTAAGAAAAAACTTGACGACGAAACTGAAGAACTACTTAAAAAAGCATTAGAAGAGTTTAAGGCTGGGTTCGAAGGATAA
- a CDS encoding F0F1 ATP synthase subunit delta: MVVEKYTKAFLASLSEDEIAKAYEAIAKIALVAKDEKFILIVKSPLLSIDEKIDVLAKIAEYDNPKFLNFLRIILENKREDLFKEIHTSLYEKVSRHFNRYAGVVEGNISEATLKEIEAKLSQKFNAEIQLTLDKKDINGIKVFVDILNVEVALSEDKIKNDLINNILKAI; the protein is encoded by the coding sequence ATGGTAGTTGAAAAATACACAAAAGCTTTTTTAGCGTCTTTAAGTGAAGATGAGATTGCTAAGGCTTATGAAGCTATAGCGAAAATCGCATTAGTTGCAAAAGATGAGAAATTTATTTTAATTGTAAAATCACCTTTGTTAAGTATTGATGAAAAAATTGATGTACTTGCAAAAATTGCTGAATACGACAATCCTAAATTTTTAAACTTTTTAAGAATAATTCTTGAAAATAAAAGAGAAGATCTGTTCAAAGAAATTCATACGTCTTTATATGAAAAAGTTTCAAGACATTTTAATAGATACGCTGGTGTAGTTGAAGGTAATATAAGTGAAGCTACGTTAAAAGAAATCGAAGCTAAACTTTCTCAAAAGTTTAATGCTGAGATTCAGTTAACTTTGGACAAAAAAGATATTAACGGTATTAAAGTATTCGTTGATATCTTAAATGTTGAAGTTGCACTTAGTGAAGATAAAATCAAAAACGATTTAATAAACAATATTTTAAAAGCAATCTAA
- a CDS encoding inorganic phosphate transporter produces the protein MELQTVSKIEKKARKSAGIDLMRLGIALIFIAVVVIYTYAKTGSVPNSLFLVIATVFGAYMAMNIGANDVANNVGPAVGSRALSLTGAIIIAAVFEAAGALIAGADVTNTIRKGIIDIAAFNGDVNIFIWAMMSALLAAALWLNLATAFKAPVSTTHSIVGGVMGAGIAAAGFSIVHWATMGKIAASWVISPVLGGIIAAGFLYAIKKTVVFKEDMAAAARKWVPIYVSIMTWAFVTYLTMKGLKHVWVNITDVLSFLPHTKKPTFGVAAIFGLILGVAVYFIMVAKLKKEQIINTREGINRYFTVPLIFSAALLSFAHGANDVANAVGPLAAISDAVLSGGIASKSAIPFWVMAIGALGISIGLALYGPRLIKTVGDEITKIDPIRGFCVALAAAITVIIASQLGLPVSSTHIAVGAIFGVGFLREWLHLVEQKEDEIEKEIEEAEKRLKAYELELEDLQQKTDKSKEDYKRIVELIEVTEELEKTIKRFKKILKKEEKVKYVKRDLFKKIIAAWIITVPVAAVLAAMIFFMIKGMML, from the coding sequence ATGGAACTCCAAACCGTCTCTAAAATAGAAAAAAAAGCAAGAAAATCCGCAGGTATTGATTTGATGCGTTTAGGTATCGCTTTAATCTTTATTGCGGTTGTTGTAATTTACACTTACGCAAAAACGGGAAGCGTACCTAACAGTCTTTTTTTAGTGATAGCTACGGTTTTCGGTGCTTATATGGCGATGAATATCGGTGCGAACGACGTTGCGAATAACGTAGGTCCCGCAGTCGGAAGTAGGGCACTAAGCCTTACGGGCGCTATTATAATCGCCGCTGTGTTTGAAGCGGCAGGTGCTCTTATCGCCGGTGCGGATGTAACCAATACGATTAGGAAAGGTATTATTGATATAGCAGCATTTAACGGTGATGTTAATATTTTCATCTGGGCGATGATGTCGGCGCTTCTTGCCGCAGCTCTTTGGCTGAACCTTGCTACTGCTTTCAAAGCTCCTGTTTCTACTACACACTCAATCGTAGGTGGTGTAATGGGTGCGGGTATTGCCGCTGCCGGCTTTAGTATAGTGCACTGGGCTACAATGGGTAAAATTGCCGCTTCTTGGGTGATTTCACCGGTACTTGGCGGTATAATAGCAGCAGGATTTTTATATGCGATTAAAAAAACGGTCGTATTTAAAGAAGATATGGCAGCAGCCGCAAGAAAATGGGTTCCTATTTACGTTTCAATTATGACATGGGCGTTTGTTACGTATCTGACTATGAAAGGTTTAAAACACGTTTGGGTAAATATTACGGATGTTTTAAGCTTTTTACCTCATACTAAAAAACCAACATTCGGTGTAGCTGCAATATTCGGCCTTATTTTAGGGGTGGCAGTTTATTTTATAATGGTTGCAAAACTTAAAAAAGAACAGATAATTAATACAAGAGAAGGGATCAACAGATATTTCACAGTACCTCTTATTTTTTCAGCTGCACTTCTTAGTTTCGCTCACGGTGCAAACGACGTTGCGAATGCGGTTGGTCCGCTTGCGGCAATTTCGGATGCAGTTTTAAGCGGAGGTATTGCGAGTAAGTCGGCTATTCCTTTTTGGGTAATGGCTATCGGTGCGCTCGGTATTTCGATAGGCCTTGCTCTATATGGACCGAGACTGATTAAAACAGTGGGTGATGAAATTACAAAAATAGACCCGATCAGAGGATTCTGTGTGGCACTTGCTGCAGCTATTACGGTTATTATCGCTTCACAGCTCGGGCTTCCTGTAAGTTCTACGCATATTGCGGTAGGTGCGATTTTTGGTGTAGGATTTTTAAGAGAGTGGCTGCATCTTGTAGAACAAAAAGAAGATGAAATCGAAAAAGAAATAGAAGAAGCGGAAAAAAGACTAAAAGCATACGAACTTGAACTTGAAGACCTGCAGCAAAAAACTGATAAAAGTAAAGAAGATTACAAAAGAATAGTAGAGCTTATTGAAGTTACGGAAGAACTTGAAAAAACTATAAAAAGATTCAAAAAAATCCTTAAAAAAGAAGAAAAGGTAAAATACGTAAAAAGAGATCTTTTCAAAAAAATTATTGCAGCGTGGATTATTACCGTACCGGTTGCAGCAGTTCTTGCGGCAATGATATTCTTTATGATTAAAGGTATGATGCTGTAA
- a CDS encoding ParA family protein: MIEIISVANQKGGVGKTTTAVNLAASIAITEKKVLLIDADPQANATSSLGFLRSDYEYSLYHVLIGSKDINDTILNTLIPTLDLVPSNIGLAGIEKESEYLDKKELTLKERIKELKEDYDYIIIDTPPMLGTITINALSASDSVIIPIQTEFFALEGLAQLLNTIKLVQRTKNPKLKIKGLLPTMFSKSNNLSKQVFQDLINHYSSKLFKNKKSGKYIYIPRNVRLAEAPSFGKPVILYDIKSSGALAYELLAKTIIEEAEQ, translated from the coding sequence ATGATAGAAATTATATCTGTAGCTAATCAAAAGGGTGGGGTAGGAAAAACTACTACAGCAGTAAATCTTGCGGCATCTATTGCAATAACGGAAAAAAAAGTATTACTAATCGATGCTGATCCTCAGGCAAATGCAACCTCTTCATTAGGATTTTTAAGAAGTGATTATGAATATAGTTTGTATCATGTTTTGATAGGTAGTAAAGATATTAACGACACTATTTTAAATACTTTAATTCCTACACTCGATCTGGTTCCTTCAAATATCGGGCTTGCGGGAATCGAAAAAGAGAGCGAGTATCTTGACAAAAAAGAGCTGACACTTAAAGAAAGAATTAAAGAGCTGAAAGAAGATTACGATTACATAATAATAGATACACCTCCGATGCTCGGTACTATAACAATTAATGCACTTAGTGCGAGTGACAGTGTAATTATTCCGATACAGACGGAATTTTTTGCTCTTGAAGGGCTGGCACAGCTTCTAAATACAATTAAACTCGTACAAAGAACTAAAAATCCGAAGCTTAAAATAAAAGGCCTGCTTCCTACTATGTTTAGCAAAAGCAACAATCTTTCAAAACAGGTCTTTCAAGATCTTATCAATCACTATTCGAGTAAACTTTTCAAAAACAAAAAAAGCGGAAAATATATTTATATTCCGAGAAATGTAAGACTTGCAGAAGCACCGAGTTTCGGTAAACCCGTTATACTTTATGATATAAAAAGCTCAGGTGCTCTTGCATATGAACTGCTTGCAAAAACCATAATAGAGGAAGCGGAACAATGA